In Humulus lupulus chromosome 7, drHumLupu1.1, whole genome shotgun sequence, the following are encoded in one genomic region:
- the LOC133792011 gene encoding uncharacterized protein LOC133792011, translating into MIYCQCLIATTRVPLTVNINVQRLDIDVVFVTSSTPATITANVNSIPMLNGTNFKNWKGKLLVNLGCMELDYALRQEQPSPLTAKSTPDEKLEFERWDRSNRMSLMIMQKCIPEAFRGTESEEITKAKDFLDAIEKHFSRNDKVEMTSLLASLMSMKYKG; encoded by the exons ATGATTTATTGTCAATGTTTGATTGCTACAACAAGAGTACCGCTTACAGTTAATATTAATGTCCAAAGACTTGATATTGATGTTGTGTTTG TTACTTCATCTACTCCTGCCACAATAACTGCCAACGTTAACTCTATTCCCATGCTTAATGGGACAAATTTCAAGAATTGGAAAGGGAAATTACTTGTAAACCTTGGTTGCATGGAATTAGACTATGCATTAAGGCAAGAACAACCTTCACCACTTACTGCAAAAAGCACTCCTGATGAAAAGTTGGAGTTTGAGAGATGGGACCGTTCTAATCGAATGAGTCTAATGATCATGCAAAAATGCATTCCAGAAGCCTTCAGAGGCACAGAATCTGAAGAGATCACTAAGGCCAAGGATTTCCTCGATGCAATTGAGAAACATTTCTCTAGAAACGATAAGGTTGAAATGACTTcacttttggcctccttgatgtccATGAAGTATAAGGGTTGA